In Halobaculum sp. XH14, a single genomic region encodes these proteins:
- a CDS encoding uracil-DNA glycosylase, giving the protein MPVQEDLANPFGMDEECRNCPELASCRKQVVHGYGDAGGEVIFVGESPTAAAEANGVPFTGDDAGRRIQRILGELGLSRSEPNAAEPELQNVYLTYLARCRHPDRRATDEEVANCEPYRNAELRMINPELIVPVGQRALEELAIEYTTRAPESFDADEEHATTVRGRGFELLPMKDLADLTDADADAFVEHVRENVFSRDYRQTKGRRSR; this is encoded by the coding sequence ATGCCCGTCCAGGAGGACCTCGCGAACCCGTTCGGGATGGACGAGGAGTGCCGGAACTGTCCCGAGCTGGCGAGCTGTCGGAAGCAAGTCGTCCACGGCTACGGCGACGCCGGGGGGGAGGTCATCTTCGTCGGCGAGTCGCCGACCGCGGCGGCGGAGGCGAACGGCGTCCCGTTCACCGGCGACGACGCGGGTCGTCGCATTCAGCGGATCCTCGGCGAACTCGGCCTCTCCAGGTCCGAGCCGAACGCCGCGGAACCCGAACTGCAAAACGTCTATCTCACCTACCTCGCCCGCTGTCGGCACCCCGACCGCCGGGCGACCGACGAGGAGGTCGCCAACTGCGAGCCGTACCGCAACGCCGAACTCCGGATGATCAACCCGGAACTCATCGTCCCCGTCGGCCAGCGCGCGCTGGAGGAACTGGCCATCGAGTACACCACCCGCGCGCCGGAGAGCTTCGACGCCGACGAGGAGCACGCGACGACGGTTCGCGGACGTGGCTTCGAACTCCTCCCGATGAAGGACCTTGCTGACCTGACCGACGCCGACGCGGACGCGTTCGTCGAGCACGTCCGTGAGAACGTCTTCTCGCGCGACTACCGACAGACGAAGGGGCGGCGGAGCCGGTAG
- a CDS encoding DUF2064 domain-containing protein codes for MTVVVVLADPPRPGLVLPDLPDTSPLSAGAATDLYRALLKDTVRAVERSGASLLVNYRPDDLLPDGFVTDTASEAALRSLAASALEDVTDARFEEQVGSDVSARAGNTISHLLGEEGAQSVAVVRGTAPLLTRSLLDSSAMKLRTNETVLGPSTRGRTYFAGYTEPADFAAAFGDAELETLTDRARDAGHDVEYLPMQVAVETGADLRDLLPVLWSRISAERIVPEHTASFVHEHGLRVRDGELVIDNP; via the coding sequence ATGACCGTCGTCGTCGTCCTGGCCGACCCGCCGCGCCCCGGACTCGTGCTCCCCGACCTCCCCGACACGTCCCCGCTCTCGGCCGGGGCGGCGACCGACCTGTACCGGGCGCTGTTGAAGGACACCGTCCGCGCGGTGGAGCGCTCGGGAGCGAGTCTGCTCGTGAACTACCGGCCGGACGACCTCCTGCCGGACGGGTTCGTGACCGACACAGCAAGCGAGGCCGCGTTGCGCTCGCTCGCGGCGAGCGCCCTGGAGGACGTGACCGACGCGCGGTTCGAGGAGCAGGTCGGCTCCGACGTCTCGGCGCGGGCCGGCAACACGATCTCGCACCTGCTCGGCGAGGAGGGCGCCCAGTCCGTGGCGGTCGTGCGCGGCACGGCGCCGCTGCTCACGCGGTCGCTGCTCGACTCCTCGGCGATGAAGCTCCGGACGAACGAGACGGTGCTCGGCCCGTCGACCCGCGGCCGAACGTACTTCGCGGGCTACACCGAGCCGGCGGACTTCGCGGCCGCCTTCGGCGACGCGGAACTGGAGACGCTGACGGACCGCGCACGGGACGCGGGCCACGACGTCGAGTACCTCCCGATGCAGGTCGCCGTCGAGACGGGTGCGGACCTCCGGGACCTGCTGCCGGTCCTCTGGTCGCGAATCTCGGCGGAGCGCATCGTCCCCGAGCACACGGCCTCGTTCGTCCACGAGCACGGGCTTCGGGTCCGCGACGGCGAACTCGTCATCGACAATCCTTAA
- the rqcH gene encoding ribosome rescue protein RqcH gives MEPKREMTSVDLTALVGELGRYEGAKVDKVYLYGDDLVRFKLRDFDRGRVELLVETGEVKRCHVADPAHVPDAPGRPPEFAKTLRARIGGGEFAGVEQYEFDRILTFEFERPDEDTFVAAELFGQGNVAVLDETREVQRSLETVRLKSRTIAPGSQYEYPQSRLHPLNVDFEPFRARMDESDTDIVRTLATQLNFGGLYAEEVCTRAGVEKGTPIDEATEEQYRAVHDAIVRFRERLDSGDLDPRVYLDDGEVVDVTPLPLEEHEGLESEAYDDFNAALDAYFHRLDLTEDEGIDDSPDFEAEIEKKRRIIDQQEGAIAEFEEQAEAERERAELVYAHYDLVDDVLSTVQAAREEGRPWEEIEATFAEGADRGIPEAEAVEDVNGAEGTVRLSLGEASVTLDALTGPEKNADRLYQEAKRIEGKKEGAEAAIENTREELAEVRARKEAWEAADEEQGAPGDGAESDADGEADDDGEEPDVDWLSRPSVPIRQQDHWYDRFRWLQTSDGFLVIGGRNADQNEELVKKYMDADDLFLHAQAHGGPVTVIKATDPSEPARDVTIPEQSREEAAQFAVSYSSVWKDGRGAGDAYLVTPEQVSKTPESGEYVEKGGFVIRGDREYYRDVPASVSVGVQAEPETRVVGGPTSAIEDRAETTIKLRPGKFAQNDAAVKCYREFKRRFADDSFVRKIASADRIQEFLPPGGSDLLGV, from the coding sequence ATGGAGCCGAAACGCGAGATGACGTCGGTCGACCTCACCGCCCTGGTCGGGGAACTCGGGCGCTACGAGGGCGCGAAGGTCGACAAGGTCTACCTCTACGGCGACGACCTCGTGCGGTTCAAGCTGCGCGACTTCGACCGCGGGCGCGTCGAACTCCTCGTCGAGACGGGCGAGGTGAAGCGCTGCCACGTCGCGGACCCCGCCCACGTTCCCGACGCGCCCGGCCGACCGCCGGAGTTCGCAAAGACCCTCCGGGCCCGCATCGGCGGCGGCGAGTTCGCCGGCGTCGAGCAGTACGAGTTCGACCGCATCCTCACCTTCGAGTTCGAGCGCCCGGACGAGGACACGTTCGTCGCCGCCGAACTGTTCGGGCAGGGGAACGTCGCCGTGCTCGATGAAACCAGGGAAGTCCAGCGGAGCCTGGAGACCGTCCGGCTGAAGTCCCGGACCATCGCGCCGGGGAGCCAGTACGAGTACCCGCAGTCGCGGCTCCACCCGCTGAACGTCGACTTCGAGCCGTTCAGGGCACGGATGGACGAATCCGACACCGACATCGTCCGGACGCTGGCGACCCAGCTCAACTTCGGCGGCCTCTACGCCGAGGAGGTCTGCACCCGCGCGGGCGTCGAGAAGGGCACGCCGATCGACGAGGCGACCGAGGAGCAGTACCGGGCCGTCCACGACGCCATCGTCCGCTTCCGCGAACGGCTCGATTCGGGCGATCTCGACCCTCGCGTCTATCTGGATGACGGGGAGGTGGTCGACGTGACGCCGCTCCCGCTGGAGGAGCACGAGGGACTGGAGAGCGAGGCGTACGACGACTTCAACGCCGCGCTCGACGCGTACTTCCACCGCCTCGACCTCACGGAGGACGAGGGGATCGACGACTCGCCCGACTTCGAGGCCGAGATCGAGAAGAAGCGGCGAATCATCGACCAGCAGGAGGGCGCCATAGCGGAGTTCGAGGAGCAGGCCGAGGCCGAGCGCGAGCGCGCCGAACTCGTCTACGCCCACTACGACCTCGTGGACGACGTGCTCTCGACGGTGCAGGCGGCCCGGGAGGAGGGTCGTCCCTGGGAGGAGATCGAGGCGACGTTCGCCGAGGGGGCCGACCGCGGCATCCCCGAGGCCGAGGCCGTCGAGGACGTGAACGGCGCCGAGGGGACGGTCCGCCTCTCGCTCGGGGAGGCGTCGGTCACGCTGGACGCGCTCACGGGGCCGGAGAAGAACGCGGACCGGCTCTATCAGGAGGCAAAGCGCATCGAGGGGAAGAAGGAGGGCGCGGAGGCGGCGATCGAGAACACCCGCGAGGAGCTCGCGGAGGTACGAGCGCGCAAGGAGGCCTGGGAGGCGGCGGACGAGGAGCAGGGTGCGCCGGGGGACGGTGCCGAGTCGGACGCGGATGGCGAGGCGGACGACGACGGGGAGGAGCCGGACGTCGACTGGCTCTCCCGGCCCTCGGTCCCGATCCGCCAGCAGGACCACTGGTACGACCGGTTCAGGTGGCTCCAGACGAGCGACGGCTTCCTGGTCATCGGCGGCCGGAACGCCGACCAGAACGAGGAACTCGTGAAGAAGTACATGGACGCCGACGACCTGTTCCTCCACGCGCAGGCCCACGGCGGGCCGGTCACGGTCATCAAGGCGACGGACCCGTCCGAACCCGCACGGGACGTCACCATCCCCGAGCAGTCGCGCGAGGAGGCCGCCCAGTTCGCCGTCTCGTACTCCTCGGTGTGGAAGGACGGCCGCGGGGCGGGCGACGCCTACCTCGTGACGCCCGAGCAGGTGTCCAAGACGCCCGAGTCGGGCGAGTACGTCGAGAAGGGCGGGTTCGTCATCCGCGGCGACCGGGAGTACTACCGCGACGTCCCCGCCTCGGTGTCGGTCGGCGTGCAGGCCGAGCCGGAGACGCGCGTCGTCGGCGGGCCCACCTCGGCCATCGAGGACCGCGCGGAGACGACCATCAAACTCCGGCCGGGCAAGTTCGCGCAAAACGACGCGGCCGTGAAGTGCTATCGGGAGTTCAAGCGACGCTTCGCCGACGACTCGTTCGTCCGGAAGATCGCCTCCGCCGACCGGATTCAGGAGTTCCTCCCGCCGGGCGGGAGCGACCTGCTGGGGGTCTGA
- a CDS encoding DUF4013 domain-containing protein — translation MLQEALAFPFRGDRGDALETLAIGGGLHLLAAFVPLLPLVPVVGYLVGLLRADGGGVGGNRADGGGDDAADPSGGVSDDGEAVAEGGPHGHGVELPLFRGPRRLLRDGLFGSLVCLAYLVPPVAFLLLTVGRAAIEGVPADVPSRLFVVASTLSLLLAATFAYVLPAALVGLARSGLRAAFDPRGLWGTVTDGRYFYAWSVGAVTIGSAVALAQPLNRIALGFFVLFYAEVVAARAIADGVRGNGFTSAR, via the coding sequence ATGCTACAGGAGGCGCTGGCGTTCCCGTTCCGTGGCGACCGCGGCGACGCGCTCGAGACGCTCGCGATCGGCGGCGGGCTCCACCTGCTCGCCGCGTTCGTTCCCCTCCTCCCGCTCGTCCCGGTGGTCGGCTACCTCGTCGGGCTGTTGCGAGCGGATGGCGGTGGCGTCGGTGGAAACCGGGCCGATGGCGGCGGCGACGACGCTGCCGATCCGAGCGGAGGTGTCAGCGACGACGGTGAGGCCGTCGCCGAGGGTGGCCCCCACGGCCACGGTGTCGAGCTCCCGCTGTTCAGGGGGCCGAGGCGACTGCTCCGGGACGGGCTGTTCGGGTCGCTCGTCTGTCTCGCCTACCTCGTTCCGCCGGTCGCGTTCCTCCTGCTGACGGTCGGCCGCGCCGCGATCGAGGGGGTTCCCGCCGACGTCCCGTCACGCCTGTTCGTCGTCGCCAGCACGCTCTCGCTGCTGCTCGCCGCCACGTTCGCGTACGTGCTGCCGGCGGCGCTCGTGGGGCTCGCACGCTCGGGGCTACGGGCCGCCTTCGACCCGCGGGGGCTGTGGGGAACGGTGACCGACGGCCGGTACTTCTACGCGTGGAGCGTGGGGGCTGTGACGATCGGGTCGGCCGTCGCGCTGGCCCAGCCGCTCAACCGGATCGCCCTGGGATTCTTCGTCCTGTTCTACGCCGAGGTCGTCGCGGCGCGGGCGATCGCCGACGGCGTGCGGGGAAACGGTTTTACATCGGCTCGGTGA
- a CDS encoding DUF4013 domain-containing protein, whose translation MLEESLRYPLESDDSIATLLIGALLTVLSILIIPAFIVQGYLVRVLRSSVAGETEAPSFTDWGDLFVDGLKLFLINLVFGIIVAIPFVIVTVVFLGGAFAAGDAGGGSGAAALGLLSLLLFAVVGLLALVLAYFLPAMFANFAVEGRLGAAFDLSTVRAVAFTSEYFVAVLLGVVAGAVLNSVGGTLAFILVGLPILFYGQVVTYYLFGRGYAEGRTASGLSPAPGSTATTTDRSGGV comes from the coding sequence ATGCTGGAAGAATCACTGCGCTACCCGCTGGAGAGCGACGACAGCATCGCCACGCTGCTCATCGGCGCGCTGCTCACCGTTCTGAGTATCCTCATCATCCCGGCGTTCATCGTCCAGGGCTATCTCGTCCGCGTCCTGCGCTCGTCGGTCGCCGGCGAGACGGAAGCGCCGTCGTTCACCGACTGGGGTGACCTGTTCGTCGACGGCCTCAAACTGTTCCTCATCAACCTCGTGTTCGGCATCATCGTCGCCATCCCGTTCGTCATCGTGACCGTGGTGTTCCTCGGCGGCGCGTTCGCGGCCGGCGACGCCGGAGGCGGATCCGGTGCCGCGGCGCTGGGCCTGCTGAGTCTGCTGCTGTTCGCGGTCGTCGGCCTGCTGGCGCTCGTGCTCGCGTACTTCCTCCCGGCGATGTTCGCGAACTTCGCCGTGGAAGGTCGCCTCGGCGCGGCGTTCGACCTCTCGACCGTGCGCGCGGTCGCGTTCACCTCGGAGTACTTCGTGGCCGTCCTGCTGGGCGTCGTGGCCGGTGCCGTTCTCAACTCGGTCGGCGGGACGCTCGCGTTCATCCTCGTCGGCCTGCCGATCCTGTTCTACGGGCAGGTCGTCACCTACTACCTGTTCGGCCGGGGCTACGCCGAGGGACGGACCGCCTCCGGGCTCTCGCCCGCGCCCGGGTCGACGGCGACGACGACCGACCGCTCCGGCGGCGTCTGA
- a CDS encoding mRNA surveillance protein pelota — translation MRIEGRGRGAEGRERLTVVPETTDDLWHLSHVLEPGDRVEADTTRRVQRDDENLRDTGGEREHMHVTIEVEDVEFARFANRLRVGGVIVGCSREDQLGHHHTINVEERSELTVEKQFKPDQIERIEEAEEATDAPDVAIATVEEGAAYIHTVQQYGTEEYASFTKPTGKGEYARPREELFGELGDALAHVDSDAIILAGPGFTKNDARDHVTEQHRELADRITVVDTSAAGDRGVHEVLKRGAVADVQRETRIAREAELIDRLTEHIAEGAKATYGVAETMEAAEFGAVETLLVLDERLRQERQGEGDWDVDANELIESVERKGGDVVVFSAEFAPGQQLRNLGGVAALLRYRLQ, via the coding sequence ATGCGAATCGAAGGCCGCGGTCGCGGCGCGGAGGGCCGCGAGCGGCTCACGGTCGTCCCGGAGACGACCGACGACCTCTGGCACCTCTCGCACGTCCTGGAGCCCGGCGACCGCGTGGAGGCCGACACGACACGGCGCGTCCAGCGGGACGACGAGAACCTCCGTGACACCGGCGGCGAGCGCGAGCACATGCACGTCACCATCGAGGTCGAGGACGTCGAGTTCGCGCGCTTCGCCAACCGGCTCCGGGTCGGCGGCGTCATCGTCGGCTGCTCTCGCGAGGACCAGCTGGGCCACCACCACACGATCAACGTCGAGGAGCGCTCGGAACTCACCGTCGAGAAGCAGTTCAAGCCCGACCAGATCGAACGCATCGAGGAGGCCGAGGAGGCGACCGACGCGCCCGACGTCGCCATCGCCACCGTCGAGGAGGGGGCCGCGTACATCCACACCGTCCAGCAGTACGGTACGGAGGAGTACGCCAGCTTCACGAAACCGACCGGGAAGGGCGAGTACGCCCGCCCCCGCGAGGAGCTGTTCGGCGAACTCGGCGACGCGCTCGCACACGTCGACTCGGACGCGATCATCCTCGCCGGCCCAGGGTTCACGAAGAACGACGCGCGGGACCACGTCACGGAGCAACACCGCGAACTCGCCGACCGCATCACCGTCGTCGACACGTCGGCCGCGGGGGACCGCGGGGTCCACGAAGTGTTGAAGCGCGGGGCGGTCGCGGACGTCCAGCGCGAGACCCGAATCGCCCGCGAGGCGGAGCTCATCGACCGGCTGACCGAACACATTGCGGAGGGCGCGAAGGCGACCTACGGCGTCGCTGAGACGATGGAGGCCGCCGAGTTCGGCGCGGTCGAGACGCTGCTCGTCCTCGACGAGCGGCTCCGGCAGGAACGACAGGGCGAGGGCGACTGGGACGTCGACGCGAACGAACTCATCGAGTCCGTCGAACGGAAGGGCGGCGACGTGGTCGTCTTCTCGGCTGAGTTCGCGCCGGGCCAGCAGCTCCGGAACCTCGGCGGCGTCGCCGCGCTGCTCCGATATCGGCTGCAGTGA
- a CDS encoding GNAT family N-acetyltransferase: MEVIERPTFESEARKRMYEYVERHGTAERNFLFEVVSVPSEEFRTELELLKSRGYLEEDGGTLSVALDAGSVGEYATGGVAFTIRPARQDDFEGLVNVIRDVTAEETYVVAESIAEQLLYEDTVTRHNTVESRLFFVATVEGSVVGWTHLDLPQVRRVRETAQLTVGVETTSRGYGIGSKLLQRGLDWAEANGYRKVYNSIPVTNENALSFLTDRGWNTEAIRQEHYTIDGEYVDEVMMAYAF; this comes from the coding sequence ATGGAGGTGATCGAACGCCCGACGTTCGAGTCGGAGGCGAGGAAACGCATGTACGAGTACGTCGAGCGGCACGGGACGGCCGAGCGCAACTTCCTCTTCGAGGTGGTGTCGGTGCCGAGCGAGGAGTTCCGGACCGAACTGGAGCTGTTGAAATCCAGAGGCTACCTCGAGGAGGACGGGGGGACCCTCAGCGTCGCCCTCGACGCCGGCTCCGTCGGGGAGTACGCGACCGGGGGCGTCGCGTTCACGATCAGGCCGGCCCGGCAGGACGACTTCGAGGGGCTCGTGAACGTGATCCGGGACGTGACCGCCGAGGAGACGTACGTCGTCGCCGAGAGCATCGCCGAACAGCTGCTGTACGAGGACACCGTCACGCGCCACAACACCGTCGAGTCGCGGCTGTTCTTCGTGGCGACCGTCGAGGGGTCGGTCGTCGGCTGGACCCACCTCGACCTGCCGCAGGTCCGTCGCGTCCGGGAGACCGCACAGCTGACGGTCGGCGTCGAGACGACCTCCCGCGGGTACGGAATCGGGAGCAAGCTCCTCCAGCGTGGGCTCGACTGGGCGGAGGCGAACGGCTACCGCAAGGTGTACAACAGCATCCCGGTGACCAACGAGAACGCCCTCTCGTTTCTCACCGACCGCGGCTGGAACACGGAAGCGATCAGACAGGAGCACTACACCATCGACGGCGAGTACGTCGACGAGGTGATGATGGCCTATGCGTTCTGA
- a CDS encoding phosphoenolpyruvate carboxykinase (ATP), protein MSNTWVRDAAPTAALPDPVESPAVTYDPSLERLRELAADDETTTEFGCPAYVSEHRSRNAERTKNAVDDEFTAVDDALFEDAATAAGERGMLCLDRRMGRRPELSFVCRYYVPREHARIALAWATLFEPVESASRLAEPPEPDFVTVQLPDRSETAIRVLPDEGFTVVLGTDYTGEAKKSFLRLFMYHAKQAGGLGLHAGSKRVVARDADGDLNEVGQLFLGLSATGKSTLTAHGFGFEPPEGARMCQDDVCALLPDGTVAGSEGGGLYVKTIGLDADEQPALYGAVTHESAVLENVAIEEDGTVEFDDDALTRNGRAAIRRDELSSAADEIDLDGVDQVFFITRNPAMPPVAKLDADEAAAAFMLGESVETSAGDPENAGESIRVVGTNPFIVGPEGEEGNRFRELVAALDVDCFVLNTGSVGEDGRDVGVDDTVTVLRELARGRVEWREDGATGLTVPRSVPGMNVDEFAVEENVEGYERTLRDLRAERRAYLSGFDALEDRVVEAVY, encoded by the coding sequence ATGTCGAACACATGGGTGAGGGACGCCGCTCCCACGGCGGCGCTCCCGGACCCCGTCGAATCCCCGGCCGTCACGTACGACCCGTCGCTCGAACGGCTCCGGGAACTGGCAGCGGACGACGAAACGACCACGGAGTTCGGCTGTCCGGCCTACGTCAGCGAGCACCGCTCGCGCAACGCCGAGCGGACGAAAAACGCCGTCGACGACGAGTTCACGGCCGTCGACGACGCGCTGTTCGAGGACGCCGCCACCGCCGCCGGCGAGCGGGGGATGCTCTGTCTCGACCGCAGGATGGGCCGGCGTCCCGAACTCTCGTTCGTCTGTCGCTACTACGTCCCTCGCGAGCACGCACGCATCGCGCTCGCGTGGGCGACGCTGTTCGAACCGGTCGAGTCGGCCTCGAGGCTCGCGGAGCCACCGGAGCCGGACTTCGTGACCGTCCAGCTTCCGGACCGGAGCGAGACCGCCATCAGGGTCCTTCCCGACGAGGGGTTCACCGTCGTCCTCGGGACCGACTACACCGGCGAGGCCAAGAAGTCGTTCCTGCGGCTGTTCATGTACCACGCGAAGCAGGCGGGCGGGCTCGGGCTCCACGCCGGCAGCAAACGGGTCGTCGCGCGCGACGCCGACGGCGATCTGAACGAGGTGGGACAGCTGTTCCTCGGTCTCTCCGCGACGGGGAAGTCCACGCTGACCGCCCACGGCTTCGGGTTCGAACCGCCGGAGGGAGCGCGGATGTGTCAGGACGACGTCTGCGCGCTCCTCCCCGACGGCACCGTCGCGGGCAGCGAGGGTGGGGGACTGTACGTCAAGACCATCGGGCTGGACGCCGACGAGCAGCCGGCGCTGTACGGCGCGGTCACCCACGAGTCGGCCGTCCTGGAGAACGTCGCGATCGAGGAGGACGGGACGGTCGAGTTCGACGACGACGCGCTCACCAGGAACGGCCGCGCGGCCATCCGCCGGGACGAACTCTCCTCGGCCGCCGACGAGATCGACCTCGACGGGGTCGATCAGGTCTTCTTCATCACGCGAAACCCGGCCATGCCGCCGGTGGCGAAGCTCGACGCCGACGAGGCCGCGGCCGCGTTCATGCTCGGCGAGTCCGTCGAGACCAGCGCGGGCGACCCGGAGAACGCCGGCGAGTCCATCCGCGTCGTCGGCACCAACCCGTTCATCGTCGGCCCGGAGGGCGAGGAGGGGAACCGGTTCCGGGAACTCGTCGCGGCGCTCGACGTCGACTGTTTCGTCCTCAACACCGGCTCGGTCGGCGAGGACGGACGCGACGTCGGCGTCGACGACACGGTGACCGTCCTGCGCGAACTCGCCAGGGGACGCGTCGAGTGGCGCGAGGACGGGGCCACGGGGCTGACCGTCCCGCGGTCGGTGCCCGGGATGAACGTCGACGAGTTCGCGGTCGAGGAGAACGTCGAGGGGTACGAGCGGACGCTCCGGGACCTCCGCGCGGAGCGGCGGGCGTACCTCTCCGGGTTCGACGCGCTCGAGGACCGGGTCGTGGAGGCCGTCTACTGA
- a CDS encoding MFS transporter, translating into MAGFDRRHLMWAALAFGFLFVNFFRNSTAVLAGELAADFSTTAAELGLLHSSFYYIYAAAQLPAGLVADRYGPRRVVAGGLVGMAVGVTVFAASGSLAVGFLGRALAGFGGSVIYVAVLRFCANWFAPEEFATMTGFTIAAAGLGGILATTPLAIVAGAAGWRVVLLASAGTMLVAAVLVAVVVQDRPTEADAAAHEGVEGEPDGGEDAAALRDVLAGARRVLADLDTWLMGTMLFLVIGLNFTVVGLWGVPYIVNLYDVSVATAALTVLAANVGFALGSPTFGALSDRLGRRTEVILASCLLFCGSYAVVFLTVTPPLVVVAAAFFTAMFVTGGASVAYTVAKERHVDDSGAATGTVNGLAYAGAAVFPAVMGVVLDAYWTGEVIDGARAYTEAGYRVAFGLVTLGGVVAVACALALHVRERRRADEPTPATAD; encoded by the coding sequence ATGGCAGGATTCGACCGCCGTCACCTCATGTGGGCGGCGCTGGCGTTCGGTTTCCTCTTCGTGAACTTCTTCCGGAACTCGACGGCCGTCCTCGCGGGCGAGCTCGCGGCGGACTTCTCGACGACGGCCGCCGAGCTGGGCCTGCTCCACTCGTCGTTCTACTACATCTACGCCGCCGCACAGCTCCCGGCGGGACTGGTCGCCGACCGCTACGGCCCCCGCAGGGTCGTCGCCGGCGGACTGGTCGGGATGGCCGTCGGGGTGACGGTGTTCGCAGCGAGCGGGTCGCTCGCGGTCGGCTTTCTCGGCCGCGCGCTCGCCGGCTTCGGCGGCAGCGTCATCTACGTCGCGGTGTTGCGCTTCTGTGCGAACTGGTTCGCGCCCGAGGAGTTCGCCACGATGACGGGCTTTACCATCGCCGCCGCCGGGCTGGGCGGCATCCTCGCGACCACGCCCCTCGCAATCGTCGCGGGCGCCGCGGGCTGGCGCGTCGTGCTCCTCGCCAGCGCGGGGACGATGCTTGTCGCGGCGGTCCTCGTCGCGGTCGTCGTGCAGGACCGCCCGACGGAGGCCGACGCGGCAGCCCACGAGGGCGTCGAGGGCGAACCGGACGGCGGGGAGGACGCCGCCGCGCTCCGGGACGTCCTCGCCGGCGCGCGGCGCGTGCTCGCCGACCTCGACACCTGGCTCATGGGGACGATGCTGTTCCTGGTCATCGGGCTCAACTTCACCGTCGTCGGGCTCTGGGGGGTCCCGTACATCGTGAACCTCTACGACGTGTCGGTCGCCACGGCCGCGCTGACGGTGCTGGCGGCCAACGTCGGCTTCGCGCTCGGCTCGCCGACGTTCGGCGCGCTCTCGGATCGGCTCGGCCGGCGGACCGAGGTGATCCTCGCCTCCTGTCTCCTGTTCTGTGGCTCGTACGCGGTCGTCTTCCTCACGGTGACGCCGCCGCTCGTCGTCGTCGCCGCCGCGTTCTTCACGGCGATGTTCGTCACGGGCGGGGCGTCCGTCGCGTACACGGTCGCCAAGGAGCGGCACGTCGACGACAGCGGCGCGGCGACGGGGACCGTGAACGGCCTCGCGTACGCCGGCGCGGCGGTGTTTCCGGCGGTGATGGGCGTCGTCCTCGACGCCTACTGGACCGGGGAGGTCATCGACGGGGCGCGGGCCTACACCGAGGCCGGCTACCGGGTCGCGTTCGGCCTCGTCACGCTCGGCGGCGTCGTCGCCGTCGCCTGCGCGCTCGCGCTCCACGTCCGCGAACGGCGGCGGGCCGACGAGCCCACGCCCGCGACGGCGGACTGA
- a CDS encoding ornithine cyclodeaminase family protein, whose protein sequence is MTQALFLSSDEVADLATPAEYVDAVRDAYRQIGEGAPAEPRTKLVNDDPPGMFTAYAAILPETGAMGGYMYSAGFGERDAWFMTPLFDAESGEPLALLDGASMNPFKTGAAGAVGVDALARENASSLALIGSGAQARGQLKATATVRDLETVWVYSPTKEHRETFAGELNASVDASVAAVASSAAAIEDADIVVTATSAAEPVFDGDQLEPGTHVTAMGQYDPAKRELDHAAIERATYVPDLRARATTDAGSFLSALEAGVVDEDHVHAELGEVVAGVEPGRTDEEEITIFDSGGTGIETAAAAHLLYEKASEEGLGTPIDVSRASQALTGE, encoded by the coding sequence ATGACCCAGGCGCTGTTCCTGTCGAGCGACGAGGTCGCCGACCTCGCGACGCCCGCAGAGTACGTCGACGCCGTCCGCGACGCCTATCGGCAGATCGGCGAGGGCGCGCCGGCCGAACCCCGGACGAAGCTGGTCAACGACGACCCGCCCGGCATGTTCACCGCGTACGCGGCCATCCTGCCGGAGACGGGCGCGATGGGCGGGTACATGTACTCGGCCGGGTTCGGCGAGCGGGACGCCTGGTTCATGACGCCGCTGTTCGACGCCGAATCCGGCGAGCCGCTCGCGCTGCTGGACGGCGCGTCGATGAACCCGTTCAAGACCGGCGCGGCGGGCGCGGTCGGCGTCGACGCGCTGGCGCGCGAGAACGCCTCGTCGCTCGCACTCATCGGGAGCGGCGCACAGGCGCGCGGCCAGTTGAAGGCCACGGCGACGGTCCGTGACCTCGAGACCGTCTGGGTGTACTCGCCCACGAAGGAGCACCGCGAGACGTTCGCGGGCGAACTGAACGCGTCAGTGGACGCGTCCGTGGCGGCCGTCGCCTCCTCGGCGGCCGCGATCGAGGACGCCGACATCGTCGTGACCGCGACCAGCGCGGCCGAACCGGTGTTCGACGGCGACCAGCTCGAACCCGGCACCCACGTCACGGCGATGGGCCAGTACGACCCGGCGAAGCGCGAACTCGACCACGCCGCGATCGAGCGAGCCACGTACGTCCCCGACCTCCGCGCCAGGGCGACGACGGACGCCGGCTCGTTCCTCTCCGCGCTGGAGGCGGGCGTCGTCGACGAGGATCACGTCCACGCCGAGCTCGGCGAGGTCGTCGCGGGCGTCGAGCCGGGCCGGACCGACGAGGAGGAGATCACTATCTTCGACTCGGGCGGCACCGGCATCGAGACCGCCGCGGCCGCACACCTGCTGTACGAGAAGGCAAGCGAGGAGGGGCTCGGGACGCCGATCGACGTCTCGCGCGCGAGCCAGGCGCTCACCGGCGAGTGA